The Streptomyces laurentii genome contains a region encoding:
- a CDS encoding membrane protein (Restriction endonuclease; cl00516;~identified by MetaGeneAnnotator; putative;~membrane protein [Streptomyces griseoflavus Tu4000]), with amino-acid sequence MSGRSPVRRRSRRPAPRRGPERLVGLGVAAVAGFALVTAVVRWMLVHWWVPVVLVVLAVPAGWAWLQWRRQRAREETERARALRYALSQLDGLHHTRFEDAVRDLMYRDGCTDAVRVGGGGDLGADVKATDPFGRRWVIQCKHRRKGLDGAAVGTPDFQVLNGTARPVHGADVAVLVTNGRVTAPAVAFARQQRLYVVDRHTLGAWASGERPLWEVLRTVPPPRRPTARS; translated from the coding sequence GTGAGCGGGCGGTCGCCCGTACGGCGTCGGTCCCGGCGGCCGGCCCCGCGGCGCGGGCCGGAGCGGCTGGTCGGGCTGGGTGTCGCGGCGGTGGCGGGGTTCGCGCTCGTGACGGCGGTCGTCCGATGGATGCTGGTCCACTGGTGGGTCCCGGTGGTTCTCGTCGTGCTCGCGGTGCCGGCCGGCTGGGCGTGGCTCCAGTGGCGGCGGCAGCGGGCCCGGGAGGAGACGGAGCGGGCCCGCGCGCTGCGGTACGCGCTGTCCCAGCTGGACGGCCTGCACCACACCCGGTTCGAGGACGCGGTACGGGACCTGATGTACCGGGACGGCTGCACGGACGCGGTCCGGGTGGGCGGCGGCGGCGACCTCGGCGCGGACGTGAAGGCCACCGACCCCTTCGGGCGGCGCTGGGTGATCCAGTGCAAGCACCGCCGGAAGGGGCTCGACGGGGCGGCGGTCGGCACGCCGGACTTCCAGGTCCTGAACGGCACCGCGCGACCGGTCCACGGCGCCGACGTCGCCGTGCTGGTGACGAACGGCCGGGTCACCGCCCCGGCCGTGGCCTTCGCCCGGCAGCAGCGGCTGTACGTGGTCGACCGGCACACGCTCGGCGCGTGGGCGTCCGGCGAGCGCCCGCTCTGGGAGGTACTGCGGACCGTTCCGCCCCCGCGCCGTCCGACCGCGCGTTCCTGA
- a CDS encoding lipoprotein (identified by MetaGeneAnnotator; putative;~sequence version:1), with product MHAFSRKNHPSLTGSRRRKSCVLGAAAVAALLATTACDPSGTDGADGTTPADPPSATGSAKPGEPTTAPAPKPTPTSKPAPKPTPSGGSDDGNGGNGGGGGNGGGGSTIAVCTTADLSFSSTNEDEKGKEVRHLLLAAKNVSHKKCSLYRYPDVRFATDAGSVAVIKDSDLKEPATLAPGEVAYAALLAGGGHMDTYGAKSIPVRLQGSTSDSALGRTVTVALPAGVKVVDIDNGALVTHWIPTASGLALRFIMSR from the coding sequence ATGCATGCCTTTTCTCGCAAGAACCACCCGTCCCTCACCGGCTCCAGGCGCCGGAAGTCCTGTGTCCTCGGAGCCGCGGCGGTCGCCGCGCTGCTCGCGACCACGGCGTGCGATCCGTCCGGGACGGACGGGGCGGACGGCACCACGCCCGCGGACCCGCCGAGCGCCACGGGTTCGGCGAAGCCCGGGGAGCCGACGACCGCGCCGGCACCGAAGCCGACCCCGACCTCGAAGCCAGCACCGAAGCCGACTCCGAGTGGCGGCTCGGACGACGGCAACGGCGGGAACGGCGGCGGAGGCGGAAACGGGGGTGGCGGCAGCACGATCGCCGTGTGCACCACTGCGGACTTGTCCTTCTCCTCCACGAACGAGGACGAGAAGGGCAAGGAGGTCCGGCACCTTCTCCTCGCCGCCAAGAACGTCAGCCACAAGAAGTGCAGCCTCTACCGTTACCCCGACGTGCGCTTCGCCACCGACGCGGGCTCGGTCGCCGTCATCAAGGACAGCGACCTGAAGGAGCCCGCCACCCTCGCTCCGGGCGAGGTGGCGTACGCCGCGCTGCTCGCCGGCGGCGGCCACATGGACACGTACGGCGCGAAGAGCATCCCCGTACGTCTCCAGGGCAGCACGTCCGACAGCGCGCTGGGGCGGACGGTCACCGTCGCTCTGCCCGCCGGCGTGAAGGTGGTGGACATCGACAACGGTGCCCTCGTCACCCACTGGATCCCGACCGCGTCCGGCCTGGCGCTGCGCTTCATCATGTCGCGCTGA